A region of Gracilinanus agilis isolate LMUSP501 chromosome 3, AgileGrace, whole genome shotgun sequence DNA encodes the following proteins:
- the LOC123241743 gene encoding inosine-uridine preferring nucleoside hydrolase-like: protein MRTDANHAGSEGVPLRNHKGVGFDQTLGRSITSNAGDPLCDLGSCSVTMKLLFNSSELLQMLSKMKRLAQGRTEISAMAKKSLVIDVDAGVDDAIALMMALEAPNVEVLGITCCFGHTSVDNVCKNVLWVLQKCNSLQIPVYQGASSPFLNNMKSDSFFGKDGLGDVSDADAPGLDKLQEEHAVPAMIRMISQLPGQVTLVATAPLTNLALAVKMDPSFPMKIKNLFIMGGNMNSRGNMDTCSEFNFAADPEAAYIVLNEYICPTYIATWEFVCMHALPSEFYEQWISQNSKKAKFLKEINDQTVDDLKDTWKSTTLFGTPGYLPSDCFAVAAAIDEDFITKAIDCAVSVELAGFHTRGMMVLDTDDKLKKKNKVSIMMECNIEKFKALLTDSLK, encoded by the exons ATGCGCACAGACGCTAATCACGCAGGCTCTGAAGGTGTCCCTCTGAGAAATCACAAAGGAGTAGGATTTGACCAGACATTGGGAAGGTCTATTACTAGTAACGCAGGGGACCCACTGTGTGATTTGGGATCTTGTTCAGTGACCATGAAGTTGCTATTTAATTCCTCTGAACTCTTACAAATGCTCAGCAAgatgaagcgacttgcccaaggtcgcacag AAATATCAGCAATGGCAAAGAAATCACTGGTGATTGATGTGGATGCTGGGGTAGATGATGCCATTGCACTAATGATGGCTCTGGAAGCTCCTAATGTTGAAGTCCTGGGGATCACTTGCTGTTTTGGGCATACTTCAGTGGATAACGTGTGTAAAAATGTCCTCTGGGTGTTACAAAAGTGTAACAGCTTACAG ATTCCAGTTTATCAAGGAGCTTCTTCCCCATTCCTTAATAATATGAAAAGTGATTCATTTTTTGGGAAAGATGGCTTAGGCGATGTTTCTGATGCAGATGCTCCAGGATTGGACAAACTCCAAGAAGAACATGCAGTACCTGCAATGATCCGAATGATTAGTCAACTACCTGGCCAG GTAACTTTAGTAGCCACCGCTCCTTTGACCAATCTAGCCCTGGCTGTGAAAATGGACCCAAGCTTtcctatgaaaattaaaaatctgTTCATAATGGGAGGAAATATGAATT ccagagGAAACATGGATACATGTTCTGAATTCAATTTTGCAGCAGATCCAGAAGCAGCTTACATCGTCTTAAATGAGTACATTTGCCCTACTTACATCGCAACTTGGGAAtttgtatgcatgcatgcattgCCTTCC GAATTTTATGAGCAATGGATTTCACAAAATAGCAAAAAAgctaagtttttaaaagaaatcaatgatCAGACTGTGGACGATTTAAAGGACACATGGAAATCTACCACACTGTTTGGGACACCGGGCTATCTGCCTTCTGATTGCTTTGCTGTAGCAGCTGCGATTGATGAGGACTTCATCACTAAAGCAATAGACTGTGCTGTATCTGTGGAATTGGCTGGCTTCCACACTCGAGGCATGATGGTTTTGGATACCGATGACAAgcttaagaagaaaaacaaagtttcAATCATGATGGAGTGTAATATAGAAAAATTCAAGGCACTTCTGACAGATAGTTTGAAATGA